In Humulus lupulus chromosome 6, drHumLupu1.1, whole genome shotgun sequence, a single genomic region encodes these proteins:
- the LOC133783878 gene encoding auxin-induced protein 6B-like, protein MGFSLPRVVPAKKFLRRSLFNSNKAASMAVDVPKGHLAVYVGENEKKRFVVPVSFLSRPLFQELLIQAEEEYGYDHPTGGLTIPCREDAFIDTISNLNAS, encoded by the coding sequence ATGGGTTTCAGTTTGCCAAGAGTGGTTCCAGCTAAGAAATTTCTTCGAAGATCTTTGTTCAATTCAAACAAAGCAGCTTCAATGGCAGTAGATGTCCCTAAAGGCCATTTAGCAGTTTATGTTGGCGAGAACGAAAAAAAGAGGTTTGTTGTTCCTGTGTCATTCTTAAGCCGACCTTTATTTCAAGAGTTGCTTATCCAAGCTGAAGAAGAATATGGTTATGATCATCCAACGGGAGGCCTAACAATTCCCTGCAGAGAAGATGCATTTATCGATACCATCTCCAATCTGAATGCTTCATGA